Proteins from a genomic interval of Leptospira kanakyensis:
- the folD gene encoding bifunctional methylenetetrahydrofolate dehydrogenase/methenyltetrahydrofolate cyclohydrolase FolD has translation MKSSILLDGKAISEKIRNRIAETLAKAKSEGKGVPTLATILVGDNPASETYVNMKVKACEKVGMGSRYVRLKEETTTEELLVEIRKLNADSSVNGILLQHPVPHQIDERLCFDEIALEKDVDGVTTISFGKLSMNSEAYYPCTPYGMVLLLQEYGIDVSGKHAVVVGRSPILGKPMAIMLTNLNATVTLCHSKTKNLPELVKQADIVVGAVGKPEFIQADWIKEGAVILDAGYNVGNVGDIEVSKAKDKSSYYTPVPGGVGPMTISVLLLQTMYSFLNQFSPKLDSHASNS, from the coding sequence ATGAAATCTAGCATCCTATTAGACGGTAAAGCGATTTCCGAAAAAATTCGAAATCGAATCGCAGAAACATTAGCAAAAGCTAAATCCGAAGGTAAGGGAGTTCCTACCCTTGCTACCATCCTTGTTGGGGATAACCCTGCATCCGAAACTTATGTAAATATGAAAGTGAAGGCTTGCGAAAAAGTGGGAATGGGATCACGATATGTGCGCCTAAAAGAAGAAACAACCACCGAAGAGTTGTTAGTTGAAATTCGCAAACTCAATGCAGACTCTTCTGTGAATGGAATTCTTTTGCAGCACCCAGTCCCTCATCAAATTGATGAACGTTTGTGTTTTGATGAAATCGCTTTGGAAAAGGATGTGGACGGAGTCACGACCATTTCATTTGGAAAGTTATCTATGAATAGTGAAGCCTATTACCCGTGCACTCCGTACGGAATGGTGTTATTACTTCAAGAATACGGAATTGATGTTTCTGGAAAACATGCCGTAGTTGTGGGAAGATCACCTATCCTCGGAAAACCGATGGCCATAATGCTTACGAACTTAAATGCGACAGTTACCCTTTGTCATTCTAAAACAAAAAATCTTCCGGAACTTGTGAAACAGGCGGACATTGTGGTTGGGGCTGTTGGTAAACCAGAGTTCATCCAAGCAGATTGGATCAAAGAAGGTGCAGTGATTTTGGATGCTGGTTATAATGTAGGAAATGTGGGAGATATCGAAGTTTCGAAAGCTAAGGATAAATCTTCTTATTACACTCCAGTTCCAGGAGGAGTTGGACCTATGACTATTTCTGTACTTTTACTTCAAACCATGTATAGTTTTTTAAATCAATTTTCACCTAAGTTGGATTCTCATGCCTCAAACAGTTAG
- the asnS gene encoding asparagine--tRNA ligase translates to MIPSLDPSQTLSQNSTSTHSLQGWVQGVRGNNHVQFLQLRTEGKIYQVVAEKEFLGEETFKEIKALPQEASLIVFGEAKENPKAPGGQELFLHSFTLVGESSNYPITPKEHGPDFLHNHRHLWLRSKRQLAIQRVRSELSFAIREFFRNDGYTLIDTPILTGSIGESAGTLFSTEYFDLGQAYLAQTGQLYLETAAFAHSKVYCFGPTFRAEKSKTRRHLTEFWMLEAETAFLGQDGNLDLQERFVKTVLRVTIERTAEDLKVLDRDPAPLLEQLAKPFPRVDYGEAIKILQTAGEEIAWGEDINSDREQILTTHFGTAIFIQNFPRAIKAFYMKQNPNDPNTVLSADLIAPDGIGEIIGGSEREESFDKIVERLQEEGLPPEDYSWYLDLRKYGSVPHAGFGMGLERVIAWVCGLSHIRECIPYPRMIYRLSP, encoded by the coding sequence ATGATTCCAAGTTTAGATCCATCACAAACCCTTTCTCAAAATTCCACATCCACTCATAGTTTACAAGGCTGGGTACAAGGAGTCAGAGGCAATAACCACGTCCAATTCCTCCAACTCCGCACCGAGGGAAAAATTTACCAAGTGGTCGCCGAAAAAGAATTTTTGGGAGAAGAAACCTTCAAAGAAATCAAAGCCCTCCCGCAAGAGGCATCTCTCATCGTTTTTGGAGAGGCAAAGGAAAATCCGAAAGCTCCGGGTGGTCAGGAATTATTCCTACATTCCTTTACTCTTGTAGGAGAGTCGTCGAACTATCCGATCACCCCCAAAGAACACGGCCCTGATTTTTTACACAACCATAGACATTTGTGGTTACGTTCCAAAAGGCAACTTGCCATCCAAAGGGTTCGTTCTGAGTTATCTTTCGCCATCCGAGAATTCTTCCGTAATGACGGATATACTCTGATCGACACACCCATCCTCACCGGTTCCATCGGGGAATCAGCAGGAACCCTTTTTTCCACCGAATACTTCGATTTAGGGCAAGCCTACTTAGCCCAAACGGGCCAGCTCTATTTAGAAACAGCTGCCTTTGCTCATTCCAAGGTGTATTGTTTTGGCCCGACATTCCGAGCTGAAAAAAGTAAAACCAGACGTCACTTAACTGAGTTTTGGATGCTCGAAGCCGAAACTGCCTTCCTCGGCCAAGATGGAAATTTGGATCTGCAGGAGCGATTTGTAAAGACCGTCCTACGAGTCACCATCGAAAGAACCGCAGAAGACTTAAAAGTCCTCGACCGAGATCCAGCGCCGCTTCTGGAACAACTGGCCAAACCGTTCCCAAGAGTGGATTACGGCGAAGCCATCAAAATTTTACAAACCGCAGGGGAAGAAATCGCCTGGGGAGAGGACATCAATTCGGACAGGGAACAAATCCTCACCACCCATTTTGGAACGGCCATCTTCATCCAAAATTTCCCAAGGGCCATCAAAGCCTTCTATATGAAACAAAATCCTAATGACCCGAATACTGTCCTTTCTGCGGATCTCATTGCTCCGGATGGAATTGGGGAGATCATCGGCGGGTCGGAAAGGGAAGAATCCTTTGATAAAATTGTGGAAAGGTTACAGGAAGAAGGACTTCCTCCCGAAGACTATTCTTGGTATTTGGACCTTCGTAAATATGGCTCTGTTCCTCATGCTGGCTTTGG